The window ccgtgtgactcgggtggcttgtgtgaggcgatacccatgtgatttggggctcacgaggggggttcgactgagggcctaacccatgagatgtgggcctaggcaatgagataaagggattaattcgccacacTCTAataatttgagcttttagagcaagtggttaattgtcctaaaTCAATTCATATGGATGAATGATTAGAGTGTACGCTAGGCACTTAATTTGCAACACACGCAATTGATATTTTATATCTCACTCCTTAGACTACTTTGCTTAATTAATTGTATCTCTTGTAGTCTACGCACTTGGATTCACTTAATTGAATTAATTGGTAAATAATTTTAAGTGGTCTTATTCACCACCATCTttaggacttagccataattctaagctctgAAAGCTTCCACGAGTTGTGATATCGTGTTAGATAATTTATGCAATTTCAACCCCGACACTATAGGAGTGGGTAGAGTGGTCAGAGATAGCACCAGTGTGATTTTGATTGAATTATCCAAGTCTACTGGGATAAGGGATTCCAATTTTGCTAGGGAGATGGCCCTTAGGCAAGTTGTAAAATTTATTATGGATTTTAATCTCTTACTTACTATCATTAAAGTATATTCCTACAATGCTATTAATTAGGCTAATTTCAAGGTTGGCCCATGGAGGCAATGATGTGGACACtaggccattcaaagtatatcaatgcaagaggcgtgcgttacccgtctcaatgtggttagatgacggatacaggtcgggtctctagaggttgaagaccttacacatgtattTGTGACATGAGTAAGTTGCTTAGAGGAGATAGTTGGAACATTGGATCGCGTGGATGGAGTGATCGAACCGTTGGATCGTCATGGCCTACCTTTATTACGCCACCTTCACGGCGCTATCATCGGGGCCCATTGAGCATCTTAAATttgcatttagtttatgaacatttgatttatttaagttttgaggTAGTTTGCACACAATTTTTTGTAAATTTCCTTTTTTTGAAACCTTTTTTAGTAGGgtaattttggtaatttcatgtcattacgaatttataagggttgccctaaacctatagtaggttatgttatgtttatgaaaaagaaaaagtgagCTTTTTATTTTTGACAATTTTGTCTTTGACTTCCAGTTATTGGAAAAGGGTGTGAGGCCCAAGTAAAcgatttctcatcctctacttctttctccttctctcttttctaaaggtactcttttctttaaccccattctcttccttttctcctagaaCTTTAGATTTAGAAgccaaatcttgtttctttttatttaaattattagatttcaaaagattttcatccccacaaAAAAtccatcacccaaatctaaatttgaagaacctccaattcttttatgaattttccagatttcctaatccaggaaattcctatctttctggattagaaaatccacttggatcattAGACAAACCTATTGCAAGACAAAAGTTTTATCTTTTGCCCgatccaactaaattcagattttaagattcaatacttcgtgtttgtgatggatgaccctaatcaatgctatattaaTCATATTTCTTTTCTGTGCTCATGATGTATATGgcaggctgatattttatttattttttaagattgtATGAATCTTCCCCTTTAAAATACCATGCTTATTTAAGGTTagattaggccgtcctacatcaattttttgtatcaaagcttaggtttcTTACATTGGGTCGTCTTAGATCAAGTTATCAagagtctagatttttattttattttattttatttttctagggTTTCATGCATTGCATATAGAGTCTAGATCTAAAATTTTTAGATTTGCATTAAAAAAATAGTCTATATCTGAATTTTTCCACATTTGCATCATTTTAAAAGTTAGGAACGTTAGTGTTCATAGTCCTGTGTCAAAACAATCTATTAGAGTGGTATTTTAGGAAAGCTAAGTTGAGTCTTATTGTGTATGCATATTCGGACTGGTAGAGGATTTGGTCTACACCCGATTTTCAATATGAAATAGTTGACTGAGATGATGAACACGATCAACCAATGTTTGACCACCATTGAGATGCAATCAAGGAACATGAATACCCGTATGGATTAGATGGAAGCATCCCCAAGAGAAATCTCTGACATTGGAGGGGATGAACAGTCTCACATAGGGGGAGGAACGGGTAGAAAATTGTGGTAGAGGTCATGAAGCACATGGCTGAGGGGTAGGACATGGAGGAGCGTGAAATCCGCAGCTCACTATTGagtatcaagaccgttatgatgtcGATGAAAGGGTCTTAAAGAGTGTTAGAGTAGATGCTCCTAGTTTTGATGTGCATCCTAACCCaaaagcattccttgattggttagcggACATGGACCATTATTTCGAATGGTATGAGATGTCTGAGAACCGACAAGTGTGGTTTGCAAAGATGAAACTTGTGGGTTAAGCTTAGTTATTTTGGACAAATACAGAGCGTATGATTGATAGACCAGGAGGTTTCCTAGTCACGCATTGGGTAGAGATGAAGGAGTTATTAAAGAAAAAATATCTTCCTCTCTCTTACCGTCAAAAGCACCTAGATTAATGGCAAGCATTACGCCAGGGATCAATGTCGGTTGCAGATTACATCACAAATTTTGAAGAGTATATGATGCGGTGTGATATTTAGGAGGATCCCTTAGTGATGCTTGCACGTTTCAAGGTGGGTCTTCGCATGGATCTGCAGCGTGAGCTCATGATCCATGTAGTGAGTGACTTAGATCAGGCTTACCAAGTTGTATAGGAGTTAGAGCTTTACCTAAAGTCTCCTGTCATGAGGcgctttgagtcccgagactctacTGTTAGATCTGGTTTTCAGGGAACCAAACCAAACATTGGAAGTGCCCAAGGGCACAGGCTAGTGCACCGCCtaagcctaaggatgataagggcaaaGGTGTCCTTGGTACCAATCTTGGTAGTGGTAGATACTTGAGATGTTATGAGTGTAGAGGTATAGGTCATTTCGCATATCAATGCATGACAAAGACTCGCAGGAAAGCCTTAGTCATAGACGAGTTAAATAAAAATGCGGATGAcatgggtgattatgaagttgaggaaTATCCCCCAGAGATAGGTGTTAAtgattatgaagaagaagaaccagagaCTACACCACTATCTGCAGTTAAATGTTCTTTATCACAAGCCAAAGAGAGTGATGATTGACGCAGAAGTTTAATTTTCTACACGTTTATCAAGAGCGGTGATAAAAATTACAAAGTCATCGTAGATAGTAATAGTTGCACCAATATGGTCTCAGCTAGCACAGTCACTCATTTGGGTTTGAAGCCCATCCCTCACCCTCAACCCTACAAGGTTTCTTGGGTTGAAATGTCTTTTATGCCTGTATCCCAGCAGTGTTTAGTCCCCATCCAAATCGGTTCATATAAAGacatgttgtggtgtgatgttttgcctatggatgtATGTCACATCATTCTAGGAAGGCTGTGGTTATATGATAGAGATGTCATGATTTTTGGTCGCTCGAACGTGTGTACATTCACGCATAAgggcaagaaaatcaagattaatccGTTGCCACCCAAGAGCCACACACACAAGGCTAGGGATGTGAAAACGAGTGAGTCAAGGAAGGATGTGAGGAAATTCACTCTGAAGTCTCTACATATCATAAATGCAAAAGAGTTTGAGAAAGTGACAGAGGATGATTGGACGGTGTACGCCTTATTGGCTAGAGAAGTTACACCCGAGGTTCATGTAGAGTTACCCCCTGAGGTGACTTCGGTTCTTGAGGAGTACAGTGATGTATTCCCCAAGGATTTACTGGATGAGCTTCCTCTTATGCGGGACATCCGGCATGCCATTGATCTCATCCCGGGGTCTtctttaccgaaccttcctcatcaCAGGATGAATCCTGCAGAACATGCAGAGTTGTATAGGCAGGTAAATGATCTcttgcaaaagggtttcatctgTGAGAGCATGAGTCTATGTGgcgtaccagctctattaacgcctaagaaagatggtacATGGTAGATGTGTGTGGACAGTAgggccattaataagatcacgATCAAGTATCAGTTTCCGATACCGAGGCTTAATGATGTGTTATACATGATGGCCAAATCCACCATTTTTTCCAATATAgacctcaagagcgggtatcaccaGATACGCATACACTatagagatgagtggaagacagccttcaagcCGAAGGATGTGTTgtacgagtggttggtcatgccctttggcttgactaatgcagATGACCCAGGTTTTAAGACCCTTTATGGGTAAGTTCTTAGTgatttattttgatgacatactcataTATAATACCCACTAATGAGCTGCATCTCGACCACTTGAggcaggtctgtagtgtcctgagGGCGGAGAGGTTCTGTGCGAATCTTAAGAAATGTTCGTTCTTGTCTGATAGGgttgtcttcttagggttcatagtgTCGTCTGTAGGGATGCGAGCAGATCCaaaaaaagtcaaggccatagttgactGGCCTAAACTGCGGAACATACATGAAGTGAGAAGCTTTCATGACTTAACcacattttatcgtcggttcattcgaGGGTTTAACACTATTATGGCTTCCATTATTGATTAcattaaaaagggagagtttATATGGTCTAAGGCTGCAGCTAAGGCATTCAAAGATATTAAGGGTAAGATGATAGAGGCTCCCATCATGCGTCTTCCACATTTTTCTAAAGTCTTTAAAGTAGCGTGTGATGCTTCAGGCGTAAGTATAGGAGGAGTACTAAGTCAAGAGGGTCATCCAATTGcctattttagtgagaaactgaatgaggcagaACAAAAGTATTACACCTATGATAAAGAATTTTATGTGGTAGTGCAATCGTTATGTCATTGGCGTCATTATCTTCtaccgcaagaatttgtcttgttttctAATCACGAGACTTTGAGGTatttcaaatcccaaaagaagcTTAACCCATGGCATGCCAAGTGGGCAGTGTTTCTTCAAGAATATTCATTTGTCCTGAAACATAAAGTCAGGATCGAGAACAAACCAgccgatgcccttagtaggagagtgacatTGCTCAACCCCTTGAGTGTAAAAGTTGTCGGGTTTGAGCAATTGAAAGACAAGTATCCCATGTGTCCAAATTTTGGGGGAACATATGTGCACTCTTAGGTGCCCAACATAGTTCAAGTGAGTTCGTACTGAAAGATGGTTTCCTTTTTAAAGGAGACCGACTTTGTATTCCCCACACTTCCCTCTGGGATTTCCTTACTTGGGAGCTTCATGTTAGAGGTATTACTAGCCATTTTGGTCGAGATAAGACCATCGCCCTAGTGGAGGTttgattttattggccaagtctcaagcgagacgtagccaaaattttagggcaatgtcgaaTATGTCAACTGGCAAAATAGAAGAAGCAGAATACTGgattgtacacgccattgccagtgcaaCACGCACCATGCtaagacatcagtatggatttcgtgttTGGATTTCCTAAGacaattaaaaagcacgattccatttttgtggtcATGGACCGTTTCTACAAAATGACCCACTTTCTCCCTTTTTCTAAAACCTCAGATGCGTCCAACATAGCTAAGATCTTCTTTGAGGGGGTAGTTCGATTACAAGGTTTACccaagaccatagtgtctgacaggGATGTTCAgtttactagttatttttggaagacaatATGGCATATGATGGGTACGACACTCCAGTTCTCGTCTAcctaccatcctcaaactgatgGCTAAACTAAGGTTGTGAATCGAAGTCTCAGAAATCTACTATGATGTTTGGTGGGTGAACACATTAAAACTTGGGACTTGTTCTTGCCAGTCGTTGAGTCTGCATATAACAGCTCAGTTAATAGGTTTATGGGTATGAGTCTATTCAAAATTgatagtggttataaacctagactaCCCATAGATTTGTTACCTATGTCAGTCACCCAGAGGACCtcagagtcagccgatgcattttcACATCACATTCATGAGTTGTATGCAGAGATTAGGAGGTGGATAAatgctagtaatgaacaatacaaaatttTAGCTGACTTACATcgtagaattcaagaatttaatgagggtgattatgtaatggttaggatgaggCCAGAACGGTTCCCACGAGGTACCGTTAAGATGTTACAAGCACGCAGTGCTGGACCATTTAAGATTCTGAAAAAAATTGGGTCCAATGCGTATGTGATAAATCTTTCACCTTGCATGGGGATTACttcaacattcaatgtggaggatctaatgcCTTGTTCAAGCCATCCCATAGACCCTAATTTTGTTACAAATCATTGgccaatttctgaattttcttcccaacctacaccacctatgcctactatacctaagaaaagagaagaaattgaaggaattgtggaTGAGAAAATTGTTTCCACTCGGGACGGTGGATTTCAGAGGTACTTAGTGAAGTGGAAGAACAGACCATCATCCGACTATACATGGTTGACGGAAGCAGAGTTGCAACGACTAGATccagattttttaaaaaagcacAAGAGTTTTATCTCGCCGGAGTCGAGATCTTCTCAGCCAAGGGGAGTTGATGCGGATACcgggccattcaaagtatattaACGCATGAGGCATGCATTACccatgtcaatgtggttagatgacggatacgggtcgggtctctagaggttgaagaccttacacatgtgtaagttgcttagagGAGACAGTTGGACCATTAGATCGCAtggatggtgtgatcggaccattggatcgtCATAGCCCACCTTCATTATGCCACCTTCACGGCgctatcatcggggcccatcgggcatcttaaatttgcatttagtgtatgaacatttgatttatttaagttttgagacagtttgcgcacaattttgtgcgaatttcctctttttgaaactttttgtagtacggtattttggtaatttcatgtaattaagAATTTATAAGGGTCGCCCTGAACCTATACCAGGTTATGTTATATTTATGAAAAAGGAAAAGTGAGCTTTTGTGCTTCTGACAATTTCATCTTcaacttccagtgattggaagagggcgtgaggcccaggtaaatgatttctcatcctctacttctttctcattctctctttttctaaaggtactcttttctttaaccccattctcttccttttctcctagaaTCTTTAGATCTAAAAGtcaaatcttgtttcttttttatcTAAATCACTAGATCTCAAAatattttcatccccacataaaacctatcacccaaatctaaatttgaagaaccaccaattcttttttgaaatttttagattTCTCAATCTAGGAAATTCCCATatttctggattagaaaatccacttggatcgttagacagACCTATTGCAAGACAAAAGTTCTATCTTTCACCAGATctaactaaattcagattttaagattcaatacttcgtgtttgtgatggatgaccCTAATCAATGCTATTTTaatcttatttctttcttgtgttcaTGATGTATAAGgcaggctgatattttatttattttttaagattgcatgaatctgcccctttcaaataccatgctcatttaaggttggattaggccgtcctacatcaggcattgtttgaattatctccaatGTTATCGAAAAATCttcaatattatcgttatctctTGCTTGGGGATACTGATAAGGCTAGTAGCAAAACCAAAAACACCAGAAGTTTAGAAATTCCAGACATCAACAATGTATCTCTAAATATCGACAATGTGTTgacatcgccaatattttcaattgtgtaaattccagacatcgcttatattgccaatgtatcgatatcaccaatgtatcgtcAATATTTCCGACTATGTAATGATGCTTGTATAACAAGtgtatcgacaatatttcaaCAATATCATCAATGTAAAGATATCACAGAGAGTTTGCTTATTAAAAAACAAAtctatttctaattttttatgagcacattgttGTATGCAGTTTTGAATTTATCGTTGTTAATATTggtaatatctcaatattattgttatcgcaACATGCTCGATATCAAGACCAGGATGTTTCATTTTTTTGGTTGTTaatgatttcttggcaaaatattgtgagttgttgatattctgcaatatcgatggaaggttagatgtatgattggatggttagatgggaacGATGGGATAGTTAGACTATTTCTTACGGTGATATATGCTTTTAAGACCCATTAGATGAAAACTTATTGTGTATActttctttttgaaaattttttatttctaaatatgcaaatatgtgtatattaacatcttttgaagtttcactaaaaattctaccatttttctATGTTTTCCTGCATTTTTggttattagcgatattattAGTGATATCGATATTATTTCTGTATCCctagccaacgaaacttgtagtgataccaatacttcgaacactacATGGAGGTTGGAGTGTCTTTTTttcctctatgtgtgtgtgtgtgaggcaggaatgaacgtgatgaggtcaagcaccatctccctcaagaggataactattctgaatccacgaaacttctctggactcctcacagaggcctCTCGAATCtacgagaaagaaagaaagcaaaatagaaaataaattctataaaatttgaaattgatgaatgaatgaaataaacgagttcacaaccctttaaatagggatatcaagcaatgggagagaaattagaagcaaactacaactaaaactcctagaattcacaacttactataaatagtaaacttactagaTGCTGATAACGTTTCTAAATGAGATTTAGTTCACGGGATATGCAGGATAGAAAGATGTTATTTGCTATAATTCCATCTATTTGTGCATCAAGTCTGAAGAAGATCTCAATCTATAATGAAGAAATGATAGTAGCTCATCATTTTATAGGCTTTATCATATTCAGTCGGAAGAGTTTAGTTAAGACTTTGAAAGTGACTCTAGACGGGAGAATCAAGGCTATTTAGGAAGAATCGCAGCaatactagtgtgcaaggttttcggccaaaaatagtaagtgtcctatttggcttcaccaagttgttctcctaattattctaagctcttttcacattgggcgcaacttctaaagcccaatggatggagagttataatcaaaataaaacttactatttatagtaaaaatggaattaaaatagggaaacaactgtcgatctaggggtattttgcaaattcggctTGCGCAACGCAGCGTCGCGGGGTTGGGtcgctaaagtagctcgttctaccccaaaatcatatattttacgcctgataactcattctggattgtgagatatgcccaaTCTAAGGTCCAATAGTctagatcacttttgtcgtcgaccgggacttttttaatccatcttggccatgaaattgtccgcgacctgctgtacatcagtgtgtgtgtgtgtgtgtgtgtgtgtgtgtgtgtgtgtgtgtgtgtgtggaaagatTGGATGAAATCATTGACAAATTGTGGGATTTAAGTGTCAGGATAGCCATCTCATATGTTTTAGTTCTCAAAAGTACCAATGAAGAGACATATGTGTTCGTAAAAAAATTGGCTTTAAGAATGAGTTGGTCAGTGGGACTGGGGAGAGATGAAGCTTTGGGTGTGTGGATTGAATTCAAGCAAAAGAAATGAGGTTTTACACACCATGAGTGTCTCAAATTGGCATACAcgtgtgagatctaatccatccatcggcTGGGCCCAACCATTTAAATGCTCTTATTTTTGCCGAAACCTCAATCCAAAGACTGGTGTGTACCTAAAACTAATCTGATTCGCGTCTAGGCCTTCAAGATCTAGACGCAGACCTGAAAGGACCCAAAACCGGCAAGAACTAAACTCGGTTAGCCTAGATATGGGTACAATAGGACCCGACCCATTGATAGACCTACCTACAGCCGCAAAGCCCCTATTGGCTGTCTAATTATatatagaaaaggaagaaattatTCCTCACTTGATCTACTTCTTGACATTATCCTAACTACTTGTAGAGTAGGCAGAATTA of the Magnolia sinica isolate HGM2019 chromosome 7, MsV1, whole genome shotgun sequence genome contains:
- the LOC131250640 gene encoding uncharacterized protein LOC131250640; the encoded protein is MVSASTVTHLGLKPIPHPQPYKVSWVEMSFMPVSQQCLVPIQIGSYKDMLWCDVLPMDVCHIILGRLWLYDRDVMIFGRSNVCTFTHKGKKIKINPLPPKSHTHKARDVKTSESRKDVRKFTLKSLHIINAKEFEKVTEDDWTVYALLAREVTPEVHVELPPEVTSVLEEYSDVFPKDLLDELPLMRDIRHAIDLIPGSSLPNLPHHRMNPAEHAELYRQVNDLLQKGFICESMSLCGVPALLTPKKDDLKSGYHQIRIHYRDEWKTAFKPKDVLYEWLVMPFGLTNADDPGFKTLYGVVFLGFIVSSVGMRADPKKVKAIVDWPKLRNIHEVRSFHDLTTFYRRFIRGFNTIMASIIDYIKKGEFIWSKAAAKAFKDIKGKMIEAPIMRLPHFSKVFKVACDASGVSIGGVLSQEGHPIAYFSEKLNEAEQKYYTYDKEFYVVVQSLCHWRHYLLPQEFVLFSNHETLRYFKSQKKLNPWHAKWAVFLQEYSFVLKHKVRIENKPADALSRRVTLLNPLSVKVVGFEQLKDKYPMCPNFGGTYVHS